A single genomic interval of Tursiops truncatus isolate mTurTru1 chromosome 1, mTurTru1.mat.Y, whole genome shotgun sequence harbors:
- the MARK1 gene encoding serine/threonine-protein kinase MARK1 isoform X7, whose protein sequence is MSARTPLPTVNERDTENHTSVDGYTEPHIQPTKSSSRQNIPRCRNSITSATDEQPHIGNYRLQKTIGKGNFAKVKLARHVLTSREVAVKIIDKTQLNPTSLQKLFREVRIMKILNHPNIVKLFEVIETEKTLYLVMEYASGGEVFDYLVAHGRMKEKEARAKFRQIVSAVQYCHQKCIVHRDLK, encoded by the exons CATACATCTGTGGATGGATATACTGAACCCCATATCCAGCCGACCAAATCAAGTAGCAGACAGAACATCCCTCGGTGTAGAAACTCCATTACGTCAGCAACAGACGAACAGCCTCACATTGGAAATTACCGTTTACAAAAAACAATAGGGAAGGGAAATTTTGCCAAAGTGAAATTGGCAAGACATGTTCTAACTAGTAGAGAG gtTGCTGTGAAAATAATAGACAAAACTCAGCTAAATCCTACCAGTCTACAAAag TTGTTTCGGGAAGTACGAATAATGAAGATATTGAATCACCCTAACATAG taaaattGTTTGAAGTTATTGAAACAGAGAAGACCCTCTATTTAGTCATGGAATACGCGAGTGGAG GTGAAGTATTTGATTACTTAGTTGCCCatggaagaatgaaagaaaaagaggccCGTGCAAAATTTAGGCAG attgTATCTGCTGTACAGTATTGTCATCAAAAGTGCATTGTTCACCGTGATCTTAAG TAA
- the MARK1 gene encoding serine/threonine-protein kinase MARK1 isoform X6 yields MSARTPLPTVNERDTENHTSVDGYTEPHIQPTKSSSRQNIPRCRNSITSATDEQPHIGNYRLQKTIGKGNFAKVKLARHVLTSREVAVKIIDKTQLNPTSLQKLFREVRIMKILNHPNIVKLFEVIETEKTLYLVMEYASGGEVFDYLVAHGRMKEKEARAKFRQIVSAVQYCHQKCIVHRDLKE; encoded by the exons CATACATCTGTGGATGGATATACTGAACCCCATATCCAGCCGACCAAATCAAGTAGCAGACAGAACATCCCTCGGTGTAGAAACTCCATTACGTCAGCAACAGACGAACAGCCTCACATTGGAAATTACCGTTTACAAAAAACAATAGGGAAGGGAAATTTTGCCAAAGTGAAATTGGCAAGACATGTTCTAACTAGTAGAGAG gtTGCTGTGAAAATAATAGACAAAACTCAGCTAAATCCTACCAGTCTACAAAag TTGTTTCGGGAAGTACGAATAATGAAGATATTGAATCACCCTAACATAG taaaattGTTTGAAGTTATTGAAACAGAGAAGACCCTCTATTTAGTCATGGAATACGCGAGTGGAG GTGAAGTATTTGATTACTTAGTTGCCCatggaagaatgaaagaaaaagaggccCGTGCAAAATTTAGGCAG attgTATCTGCTGTACAGTATTGTCATCAAAAGTGCATTGTTCACCGTGATCTTAAG gAATGA